The DNA segment ATTTTGTGTATTGATAGCTCCGGTATTGGTTCCTGCCACATTCCATGTCACAGGAATGTTTGTGTTTCCGGAATAACTTTCTCCTGCGAGCCCCTGTGAAGTTACCTCAAATGGTCCGTCATTAGTAACCGTAACCACCATTACATCTCTTGCAGCCTGATTTCCGGTTGCTTTATTATCATTCACTACAAGTGAAAAATTCAACGTTCTGGCGACACTTGGAGTAACTTCCCATTTCGGAACCAGATTATTAGCCAACACAGAACTTAATGCAGGTAAATATCTCGAAGGAGAAGCTGTCGGGGTTAAAGACCGGTAAACAGGACCCGCTGTTGCAGTAGATACGGGAGGCTGCGTATTATTGGTATTATCGTATTGCTCCCACAAATAGGTTAAAGGATCTCCATTAGGATCTGTTCCCGTACCTGTTAAAACGAAAGCAGTCCCCTTCGGAATGATATAATCTGCCCCCGCATCAGCAATAGGCACACCATTACCATTGGATATCTTACTTGCACAATCGCTGGCTCTTTGCAGAACAGCATACATTTCCAAAATACTTGCTGCATGGAAATACGCATCACTGTTATTCTGAACATTATTGCTGGCTCCGCAGATTCCCGCATACGCCATAATAGTGCTGCCACTTCCCGGCTCATACGCTGTGGCATTGTTAAAATTCCCGTTGCACGAACCACTGGCCGCCCTGAAAGTATGATTGGCTCCAAACTGATGTCCCATTTCATGCGCCACATAATCAATATCAAACGGATCTCCGATTGGTGCTCCGGAACCGGTAACACCCCTTGCCTTATTCCCTGAAACGCAAACAACTCCCAAACCGGCCAGACCTCCGCTGTTAGTTCCGAAAACATGACCTATATCATAGTTGCCAGAACCAATAATATTGTTTGTATTAGTCTGGTTTTCATTGATCATTGTTCCGGGATCTCCATTGGTGAATGGATCAGTAGCAGCATTTGTATAGATCAGCTGATTGTTATTGGCTACCATGACCATTGTGGTAGAAATCGTTTTTTCATACACACCGTTTACCCGCGTCATTGTTGTAGCCATTGCGGCCATTGCCAGCGCAACGGTCCCTCCGTGAAAGGTTGTATACTCTCCCGTTGCGGAAAGCGCAAGTCTGTAGGTCCTGAACTGCCCGTCTGAAACTAACGGTGCTTTGTTTGCAGAGCTGTTATTTTTTAGTTCATCCAGTTTATCTTCAACATGACATTCGAACAGTCGGTTATTGGGAGGTAAATCTTTTCTTTTATATAAGATAAAGGCAGAATTGTCTTTCGTATAACTATCTAAATAGCTGATGTCCCAATGATCAAAGTACATTACACTGATTCCTGCTGAAGGAGTTACACTGAAACGGATCGTATTTTCAGGATGATTTTTCTGCCATCCTGTATATGATCTTATCTCGGGAAATTTTGCCTGCAGTTCAGGTTCCATTACGGAAGCTTCCTGAATGATGTAGTCCCGGATGTTACCGTCTGAATCCGGAAATTTAATAACTACACTTTCATTTCCGGAAAAACGCTGCGGGGCTTTTTTAAGATCTGTTTTAATTTTTTCCAAATCAGCCTGGTACAAAGTAAAAGTGTTTGGATTTGTCCATCTCGGATTGAGATTTTCCTTGCTGATCTTGGGATCTTTAAGCTTCGACCAGTAGTTTTGCTGGCCAAAAGCCTGTGCTACAATCAATAAGCACGAGAAGATAAATGTTTTACTTTTCATATTAGTTGTATATTAGTATTGAATAATGACTTCTTTTATGTCTAATTTTTCATTTAACTTTAATAAAATATCAGGTGAAATTCTACTTGTTTTGTTCAAATCCGGATTTTCAAACTCTTTCACTTTTACGTACAATACATTTTTATAAAATGATACTGAATCAATTGAAACATCGTTGGAATTTTTTAACGCAGGTTTAAGAATAATATACGTTTCATTTTCAACCACAGCAGGAATTGGTGAAAATCTGTTACCGCTGTTTTTCTGATGAATGATCCTGAAAACCTCATCCATTTTCTGCTGAGTGTTGATGATAAAATAGTTCCCGGAAGTTATGGTAAATGAGTAATGATTTTTATCTTCGAAAGAAATTGGTTTTTGCTGCATCGCATTATCTACGCCAATCTGAGACCGACAGCTAAGAAATAAAAAGAGAAAAAAGTATAGAAACGGTCTCATTTTAACATCCTTTATTGTAAATATAACAATTTTAAGATGAATATTTTATAGTTTTAATTGAAATTATTCTAAATCATCTGCACAAAAAAACCGTTTCGGAATTGAAACGGTTTTTATATTGATAAGAAATTCAGACTATGCTAAAACTTCTTTTACTTTATTTGCTGCTTCTTCAAGAGTGATTGCAGAGTGAACCGGAAGTCCGGAATCATCAATTAATTGTTTAGCTTCAACAGCATTTGTTCCCTGTAATCTTACGATCAACGGAACAGGAAGACTTCCCATCGCTTTGTAAGCATCTACAACTCCCTGGGCAACTCTGTCACATCTTACGATACCTCCGAAGATATTGATCAGGATTGCTTTTACATTCGGATCTCTCAAGATAATTCCGAAAGCGGTCTGTACTCTCTGTGCATCGGCAGTACCACCAACATCCAGGAAGTTTGCAGGATTACCACCAGATAATTTGATGATATCCATTGTTGCCATTGCAAGACCTGCTCCGTTTACCATACAAGCAACGTTACCATCCAGTTTTACGAAGTTAAGACCTGCTTCACCCGCTTCAACATCCATTGGATCTTCTTCTCTCGTATCTCTAAGTTCAGCTAAGTCTTTATGACGGAATAATGAATTGTCATCAAGTGTTACCTTCGCGTCTACTGCAATGATTTTATTGTCAGAAGTCTTTAACACAGGGTTGATTTCAAAAAGAGAAGCATCAATTCCTGTATAAGCATTGTATAAAGCTGTGATGAATTTTACAAATTCTTTGAAAGCATTCCCTTCAAGACCAAGGTTGAAAGCAATTTTTCTTGCCTGGAATCCCTGCAGCCCTAAAGCAGGATCAATGATTTCTTTATGAATAAGGTGAGGCGTAACCTCAGCCACATGCTCGATATCCATCCCTCCTTCTGTAGAATATACAACGGTATTTTTACCTTCAGCTCTATCTAAAAGGATAGAAACATAAAATTCTTTTGTTTCAGTTTCTCCCGGATAATATACATCCTCAGCAACCAATACAGAGTTTACTTTTTTACCTTCGGCAGAAG comes from the Chryseobacterium nepalense genome and includes:
- the sucC gene encoding ADP-forming succinate--CoA ligase subunit beta gives rise to the protein MNLHEYQSKEILSKYGVAIQRGFVANNVDEAVAAAEKLTAETGAQGWVVKAQIHAGGRGKGGGVKFSPNMDKLKENAQNIIGMQLITPQTSAEGKKVNSVLVAEDVYYPGETETKEFYVSILLDRAEGKNTVVYSTEGGMDIEHVAEVTPHLIHKEIIDPALGLQGFQARKIAFNLGLEGNAFKEFVKFITALYNAYTGIDASLFEINPVLKTSDNKIIAVDAKVTLDDNSLFRHKDLAELRDTREEDPMDVEAGEAGLNFVKLDGNVACMVNGAGLAMATMDIIKLSGGNPANFLDVGGTADAQRVQTAFGIILRDPNVKAILINIFGGIVRCDRVAQGVVDAYKAMGSLPVPLIVRLQGTNAVEAKQLIDDSGLPVHSAITLEEAANKVKEVLA
- a CDS encoding reprolysin-like metallopeptidase, which produces MKSKTFIFSCLLIVAQAFGQQNYWSKLKDPKISKENLNPRWTNPNTFTLYQADLEKIKTDLKKAPQRFSGNESVVIKFPDSDGNIRDYIIQEASVMEPELQAKFPEIRSYTGWQKNHPENTIRFSVTPSAGISVMYFDHWDISYLDSYTKDNSAFILYKRKDLPPNNRLFECHVEDKLDELKNNSSANKAPLVSDGQFRTYRLALSATGEYTTFHGGTVALAMAAMATTMTRVNGVYEKTISTTMVMVANNNQLIYTNAATDPFTNGDPGTMINENQTNTNNIIGSGNYDIGHVFGTNSGGLAGLGVVCVSGNKARGVTGSGAPIGDPFDIDYVAHEMGHQFGANHTFRAASGSCNGNFNNATAYEPGSGSTIMAYAGICGASNNVQNNSDAYFHAASILEMYAVLQRASDCASKISNGNGVPIADAGADYIIPKGTAFVLTGTGTDPNGDPLTYLWEQYDNTNNTQPPVSTATAGPVYRSLTPTASPSRYLPALSSVLANNLVPKWEVTPSVARTLNFSLVVNDNKATGNQAARDVMVVTVTNDGPFEVTSQGLAGESYSGNTNIPVTWNVAGTNTGAINTQNVSILLSKDGGLTFNTVLAASTPNTGSANVTLPNENVASARIMVKAVNNIYYALNASSFEITQVLSTAEAGIKSLSIYPNPSHDVVNIRLKNASEKADFKLFDASGRLLQTGSFKGTTQVNVNSLMNGNYVISLILENGEKISEKLIIKK